In the Telopea speciosissima isolate NSW1024214 ecotype Mountain lineage chromosome 2, Tspe_v1, whole genome shotgun sequence genome, one interval contains:
- the LOC122653139 gene encoding uncharacterized protein LOC122653139 codes for MRLDFALRFDEPTKPTADSDTAAKALYEKREESNRLCLLNMQHTMDKMIKKSVPATEKAKDFLVAVSKKFTKHDKAEKGTYMEWFTNTQYDGTSGVRNHILKMTNYANKLGEMEVTISGSFLIWQIMKSLPS; via the coding sequence ATGCGACTTGATTTTGCCCTGAGATTTGATGAGCCCACCAAGCCTACAGCTGATAGTGACACTGCAGCAAAGGCTCTCTATGAAAAACGGGAGGAGTCAAATAGATTGTGCTTATTGAATATGCAGCACACCATGGACAAGATGATAAAGAAGAGTGTGCCTGCAACTGAAAAGGCTAAGGATTTTCTTGTAGCTGTCAGCAAGAAATTCACCAAACATGATAAGGCTGAAAAGGGTACTTACATGGAATGGTTTACAAACACCCAGTATGATGGTACAAGTGGTGTACGCAACCATATCCTGAAAATGACCAACTACGCCAACAAGTTGGGGGAGATGGAAGTGACCATATCAGGATCATTTCTTATATGGCAGATTATGAAGTCACTTCCATCATAG